The Antricoccus suffuscus genome segment GTGGAATCGAACCCCGACTGGGTTGAGGACACCCTCCAGGAGATGATCGAGGCGGGGAACCAGTATTCCGCGGTCGAGCTTCGTAGGGCAGAAGCCAAGCGGGGCGCACTCTACGCCAGTTCCGTGAAGATGTTTGAAGAAGTGGACTTCTTCGTCAGCCCGACCATGCCGCTCGAAGCGTGGTCGGCATTTCCGGGGCGCGATTCGAGCATCATCGACGGACGTGACTATTTCGAGGGTCAGGAGAAGTACGCCGGTTTCGGCCGTTCCTATGCGCTGAACCCGTTCAACCTGACCGGCCAGCCGGCTATTTCGTTGCCGTGCGGCTGGACCAAGTCCGGCCTGCCGGTAGGCATTCAGATCGCCGGTGCGCTCCATCGGGACATAGCGGTTCTGCAGGTCGCCGAGGCACTTGAGCGCCGGCTGGGCATTATGGATCGGTGGCCGGCCTTTACGCGCTAAGTAACGTCGAAGGTCGTAGACAACGACCCGGGCTGAAGGCTAGCCCCGTCCAGGCCGCAGCACCGTCCGCGCGGCGGATGTTGCGATCGCATCCCAGCTATAGGTCATCGGAACCATCTCACAGCGCGACCATTTCTCATGCTGGTCAAGATAGTGAGGACTTGACGGATTTCCCGATGAACCGCTGACGACGATCCAGGTGCTGGCATCCCAGTTGCCGACGTCGAACACGTAGCGCGAGATCGCGCCGTACGTCGCACGCAGGCCGCCGACCGCCGTGCATCCGTTCGCCCACACCGTCTCGTTGTCGCCGCCGAGTCGTGCGCCGGGCGGGCTGAGTGCCGCGGCAGCGTCCTCGAAGTGACGACCAAACGGATGCGCAAGCATCGCGCTGTGCTCCTCCTGCCATGGGCCGGGCATGCCGTTCGATGCTGCGACGCGCAGTGCCTCCGTTAATGCTTCATCCCAGTTCCAGCCGCCAAACATGCTCGCGTCGTCGTTGCGCAGCAGCGTCGGCAGCATCCACCACGCCTGGTTGGCCGGCGAGACCCCCGGTGGTACCTGAGTCAGGGGGTCGCTCAGGGTCTTGCCCAACCCAGATCGCTCGACAAGCAGCGCGGCCAGAGCCCAGCGCACGCGGGTGTAGGCCCCCGCCGCAGATGAATCAGCGTCCAACCGGGCATCCCAGTCCGAAATGAGTTGTTGGAGTCGACGTGCGGGTTCATCGGTCAACGAGAGGGCCGCAATGCGGTCGCGGAACATCGCCGCCGGCGCGCTCGCGGTATCGGCGTGAATATGGGACATCTGATCGAGGCTAGCCGACGGCATCGCTGCGATAAGCTGCTCGATCCGGCTCGCCCGATGCGGGGGATGGCTGTCGGTGCAGAAGTAATCGCCCGTCTCGGCGATTGTGTCCACTACGCGATTATTGGCCGTGACGATGTATCCACGTTCGGGGTTGTCCACCCGTGGCATGCGCTCCCACGGGATGACGCCATCCCACTCGTAGTCACCGGTCCAGCCGGGTACCGGTAGCCAGCCGTTGAGGGCCGGCCGTCGTGGAACGAGAGCGCGGACCAGGTGACCGATGTTGCCGTGAGTGTCCGCGGTGACGAGGTTATGGTCGATCAGCCCCCATCCCTTCGTGCTTGCGTAAAAGGTGTCACAGCTCGTCGACCGAAGCATCGGCAACAGTGTTTCGAACGAGCGGTCTGTGCCCTCCATCTGAATCGATTTCAGCGTGAGCGCCACGCCCTGGCCCGCGTCACCGGCGATGACGGAGCCGTGCTGAGTGCGGATGATATCCACGGTCACGTCGGGACCGCCGCGTACGCCGATCGTCTCTTCGGAGATGTCGGCGTCGAGCCACTGGTCTCGAAAGAGATAACGAGACGGATCCTCTACGTCGAAACGTTCGACGTACAAGTCATGGATATCCGCGAACGTATGCGTGACACACCACGCGACAGTGCCGTTGTGCGCAAAGTGTGGGAATGCAGGGACACCCGGCACAGTTAGGCCAATGGTGTCGAACTCATCGCAGGCGAGGTGCATTTGCGCATACATGCCGGGCATTTCGAACTGACGGTGCGGGTCGCCCGCCAGTAGCGGACGTCCGGTAGCAGTTCGGCTTGGCGCGATTGCCCAGTTATTGCTCCCGCCGCCAGTCGAGTCCTCTTGTTGAAGTTGCGCGACCGCCTCGACCGCGGGCGCAAGCTCTTGCAGAGAAGCGATCCAGCGTCTTGCATCCGTGCCAGGAGGAATGCAGAGACGCTCACTGCCGCCATCGTCGTACCTCAGCTTGGCAACTTGCTCGGGAGGCAAGACCGCGAGTGCGGCCGTGCGCCAGAGTTTGAACCAGACAGATCCCATGAGGAATCCACGCTGCCGCATGGCGGCGATGCAGTGCCAGCCCTCCCATCTTTCTGGTGCCCCGCCGACCAGCTGGTATTCGAGGGGGAGTGGGCGCTTCTCGTCGAGAAAGGCATTGACGCCGGCAGCGTACGAATCCACCATCAGACGCGCTTCGTCGCCGAGCGCAGCGTAGTCACGTCGAGAGGCCGCTGCCGCCTGAAGCCGGCGGGCTAGTTTGTCGGCCGCTACGCCGCTTGGGCCGACCCATTCGGCCCAACGGCCCTCCATTTGACGACGGGCCGAGTCCATCTGCCAGAGCCGATCCTCGGCGTGCGCGTATCCCTGGGCAACGAATGCATCAGCAGCGGAGGCGGCTTGGATGTGCGGGATGCCCCACTCGTCGCGGAAGACAGTTACCGGTTTGCTTAATGGATCAACAGTGAGTTCGGGGAGGCCAGGCGTGGGATGGCCATCAGTGCTCGACATGAGTCTCCGTCCGTTTCAAACGACATTATCAGGCGGACGTCCGAAATAGTATTGTCCTTCTTTGGTATCTAGTTATGCGCGATCGCCTGCCGTAGTGTCAGATTCTGCCGGTCGTCGACCGATGATCTGGACCGATCGAAAGGTGAGCACTCGTATGACCCGCGATGAACCCTTACCCGACTACTCCTCGCTGCCCGAGTTGCCCGGTGGTGGGCGGAGCGGTTGGGGCCTGTTTGGTGCGGACGACAATGTCGGCATGTTCAACCTGCAGACGCCCGAACGCGTCACTGCCGCCGCGCGGCTCGTACGCAAGGGCGCTGTCTTCTCGATGAACGCGCCAATGGACGTGATCAGCCCACCGATGTTCGATCGAAAGGCGCTCCGTCGTACACCGATCGTGCCGGCTCACGGGCGTTCTATGGATGACATCTTCGACGAGTTCTCCCCGCAGTCCTCCAGCCAGTGGGACGCGTTGTCCCATGCGGCCTACGCCCCGGGCAGCTTCTATAACGGGGTCACGACGAGCGAGATCCTCGATGAGGGTCGCAACGCCATCCATCACGTCGCCGAGCGAGGAATTGCCGGCCGCGCGGTGATTGTGGACCTGGAAAGTGTGTACCGGGCAGAAGGCGCGGACTACGATCCGACAGTTCCGCGTGCGGTCACGGTGGAGGACTTGTCGGGGTGCCTTGCCGCGCAGAACGTCCAGGTCGAGACCGGAGACGTGCTCATCATTCACACCGGATTCCTCGAGTGGTACCGGCGCCATGATGATCCGGCGCTCCGCGAACGTCTCGCGTCGCGAGAGACGTTGCAGACCCTGGGCCTGCAGCGGTCCGAGGCGATGGCTGAATTCATCTGGAACCTTCACGTGAGCGCTGTGGTGACAGACCTACCCGCGCTTGAGCAGTGGCCGCCGACGTTTGACTATGACGAAAACCCGTTTGGCTTTTTACATCGTTTCATCATCGGGCAGTTTGGAATCTCGATCGGCGAATTCTGGGACACCGCGGCACTCACGCAGGATTGCCGCGACGACGGCCGTTACGAGGCCTTTCTCGTTTCAGCGCCGCTGCATGTACACGGGGCGGCCGGCTCGCCGGCTAACGCGATAGCGATCAAGTAGTGCCCAACATCGACGAGGAGCACGCGATGGACGACCTCTGCTTTATGACGGCCCGGGAGTTGGCTGGCGCGATCCGGTCTCGCCAGATCTCAGCCCGGGAGGTAATGCAGGCGCATCTGGACCAGATTGAGCGAGTCAACCCGGCGGTAAACGCGATCGTCAGCGCGATCGAGCCGGATGAAGCTCTTCGTCTCGCCGACGAGGCCGACGCGAAGGTCAGCTCGGGAGCAGAAGTCGGTGCGCTACACGGCCTGCCAATCGCACATAAGGACCTCGAAGAAACGGCGGGCCTGCGCACCACGTTTGGGTCGCCGATCTATAGCGACTACGTTCCGACGTTCGACACGTTGGTCGTCGAGCGGCTCAAGGCGGCCGGTGCCCTCACTATCGGCAAGACGAACGTGCCGGAGTTCGGAGCCGGATCGCATACGTTCAATCCGGTGTTCGGCGCGACTCGCAATCCGTACGACCTGACGAAGAGCGCAGGCGGCAGCAGCGGAGGGGCGGGCGCCGCGCTCGCCGCGGGCATGATCCCGATCGCTGACGGCAGCGACATGGGTGGATCGCTGCGCAACCCCGGCAACTTCAACAACGTGGTCGGGTTTCGAGTCTCGCCCGGCCGGGTCCCGACGTGGCCGGCGCAAAACGGCTGGAATGGCCTGGCGGTTAAGGGGCCGATGGCTCGCACGGTGGGCGATGTCGCGCTGATGCTGGAGGCGATCGCAGGGCCCGACGCCCGTTCGCCGATCTCGATCGATTCTCCGGCGGCCGACTTCGCTCGCCCCCTTGACCGATCCTTCAAGGGTGTACGTGTCGGGTGGTCCCCGGACCTCGGCGGACTACCAGTGGATCCTGCCGTGACGGCAGTGCTGGAGAGCCAGCGGCACGTCTTCAGCGACATAGGGTGCGAGGTCGAGGAGGCTGCGCCCGACTTCGCCGGCGCCGACGAGGCGTTCCACGTGCTGCGTGCGGCTGGCTTCGCGCTGTCCGGGAGCGATCGACTGCGCGACCATCGCGCGCTGCTCAAGGACACCGTTGTCTGGAATATCGAGCAAGGCCTGAAGCTCACCTCGTTAGAGGTCGGCAGGGCCGAGGAGACCCGCACGAAGATTTATCATCGTGCGCGCGAGTTCTTTCAGGGCCACGACTTCCTGATCTGCCCGGTCAACCAGGTGCCGCCGTTCGACGTTGAGATCGATTACCCCACCCAGATCAATGGCGTGGAGATGGAAAGCTATGTCGCGTGGATGAAATCGGCCTGCTACATCACGCTCACCGGCCTGCCGGCGATCTCCGTGCCATGTGGCTTCACCGACGATGGGCTGCCGGTGGGCGTGCAGATCGTCGGTCGTTGGCACGATGACTTCGGCGTACTGCAACTGGCGGCCGCGTTTGAGGCGGCGACTTTGGTTGGCCAGCGTCGGCCTGACGTTGCGCGCTAGGGGGTACGGCGCTTGAGTGTCATCGCGCCGAGGAGTAATGCGGCGATCGCGAATGCCAACACGACAACCAGATCGACGACGACGTCGCCGGTAGCATCGGTTTTGGTCGATACGGTCGTCATGGCGTCGACGGCATAGGACAGCGGCAGGATATTGGAAATCCAATGCAGTACATCCGGCATCTGATCGCGGGCCACCAAGAGTCCGCACAACAAGAACTGCGGGAGAACGAACGCCGGCATGAACTGAACTGCCTGGAACTCCGTTTGGGCAAACGCGCTGACGAACAGGCCGATCGCCGTACCCAGCAGGGCATCTACCACCGCGACAACGACCAGTAGCCACGCTGGACCGGCAGCGTTGAGACCGCACACCCACACCGCAAAACCGGTAGCGATCAGGGCCTGCAGGATTGACATGACGCCAAACGCGATCGCGTACCCGAGCAGGAAGTCGGCCTTGTTGAGCGGTGTAGAGAGCAACCGTTCGAGGGTTCCGGACGAGCGCTCACGCAATGTCGCCACGCTCGTCACCAGAAACATGACCACGAACGGAAAGATGCCCAATAGCGGCGCACCGATTTGATCGAACACCGGCGTGGACTTAAAGATCCAGGCAAGCAAGCCGATGAGGACGCACGGCACCACGAGCATGAGCGCCATGGTGCGACGGTCGGCGAGAAGTTGACGCATCACTCGCCCTGCCGTGGCGAGCGTAAGTGTCGGGTTCATTTCGCGCTCTCCTTGCTGATCAACCGTAGGAATGCTCCTTCGGCATCGGTCGCGCCAGTCTTCTCAAGCAGACCGTTCGGAGTTTCGTCAGCGAGAATTTTCCCTTCCCGCAGTAGAAGTAGCCGGTGGCATCGAGTCGCCTCGTCCATGACGTGACTTGAGACCAGCAGCGTCGTACCGGCGCCGGCAAGGCGGTGGAACAACTCCCATAGGTCGCGGCGCAGCACCGGATCGAGCCCGACGGTGGGTTCGTCGAGGATCAGAAGCTCGGGCGCGCCGACCAAGGCGGCGCCGAGAGATACCCGAGAGCGCTGACCGCCCGAGAGGTTGGCGACGTGACTGTCGGCGTGCGAGTCGAGGTCGATTGACGACAGGACCTCGTCGACGACATTCGGTGCCGCCGAGACGAGCTTCGCGAAATAGGCAAGGTTTTGGCGGACCGTCAGGTCCTGGAAGACGCTGGGCTCCTGGGTCACATAGCCGACACGTGAGCGAAGGTTGCGCGATCCCGCGGGCTCGCCCAAGACGGTGATGGTCCCACTCTTGACGATCTGTACGCCGACGATGGCGCGCAGCAGAGTCGACTTGCCGCCGCCGCTCGGACCGAGCAACCCAACAACTTGTCCGCGTGGCACGGTCAGCGAGAGATCAGGCAGCACCTCGCGTTTGCCGCGCACGACGCGCAACTTCTCGACGACGACCGCTGCATTATTCATCATGTGATGAAATATAGACCCGGCGAACTTCGCGGGTCAACACAAACGTGAGAACTTACGGCACGAGATAGTTCTGCAGGGTGGGTCCCACTAGGGAGATGAGTTCGTCGACGGACGCATGCACGAGCGGCTCGATCATTACGACGTACCGGACGATGGCAAGGCCGACCAAGTGTGACGCGGCCAGGCTCGCGCGCAATTCGGCGTCCGCAACGCCGGACCGTGCCGCGACCTTGGTCAGCAGTTCGCGGGTGAGGAACTCACGTAATGCCGCAGCGGCCTGCTCGTTGGACAGTGCGGAGCGGATCAGCGCGACAAACCGGTCCCGCCCATCCGGCGACTCCCAGACACTAAGAAACGTACGGACCACGCGTTGTCCGAGCTCCGCCGTGGGTCCGTCATTGATGGACTTGACAATTGCCGACGTATCGAGCGGAATCGCCACTACCTCGGCAAAGAGCCCCGCTTTGCCGTTGAAGTAGTGATGCAACAGCGCCGGGTCAACCTCCGCGCGCCGCGCGATCCCGCGCAGCGTCGCCGCGTCGTACCCTCGGTCGGCGAACTCGGCGCGCGCGCTGACCACGATGCGCTCGCGGGTGCCCTCGCTAGCCGGGCGCCGACCGCGTGGACGGGGCATCACAGACCCGATCTGGAGAGTGCGCGAACGGGACGGCTATCGCAGGGCGTGCGCACTCTGATCCGCCCAACTGTCGACAACGCTGCAGTACATGCCGATGCACTCGTCGATCTCGCTGATCTCGACGTACTCGTTGTCGGCGTGCATGACGGCCGGCGTACCGGGGCCCCAGATAACGACCGGCGACGGCTGTAGAGAACCGGCAAACACCGACGCGTCGGTGAAATACGCAGCGGGTTCGTCCACCCGCGGCGCGGGCAGTGCCTGTACCCAGGGATCGCTGGTGTCCGTGTGTACGGCGGCCAGTTGTATGCGGGTAGCGACGTCGGCGATCTCCGGCTGGTTCGCCCACCACTCGCGCAGGTGCGCACCGTCGGAGATGACCCGCATATCGATTGTTGCCTGTGCGCGGTCCGGTACGACGTTGGGCGCGATGCCCGACTGGAGGAGGCCCAGGTTCCAGCTTTCCTTGCCCAGGGCCTCGTTCTGCTGCAGCGGAAGTTCGGTCTCGGCGCGCAGAAGCGCGGCCGCGAGCTTGAGGGCGGCGTTCTCGCCAAGGTGCGGGGTGCTGCCGTGCGCGTTCTTGCCGCTCGCGCTAATTTGCAGCCACAGCGCGCCGCGGTGGCCGGTGACGATGCGGTTACCGGTCGCCTCGGGCACGATGGCGGCGCCAATTCTGAGTTCGCCTAGCGAATGCAATGCGGCCGCCGCGCCGAGTGAGCCGATCTCCTCATCGCTAGTGAGCAACAAGGCCGCCGGGACGCCCGACTCCACGGCGTGCCGAAAGGCCGACGCCGCAGCGATCACGCCGGCCTTCATGTCCGACGTACCGCGACCGTGCAGGCGACCGTCCGCGATCTCGGCGGACCACGGCTCGAACTGCCACCGACCCGCATCGGGTACCGGCACGGTGTCCACGTGGCAGGCGAACAGCAGCCGTTCGGCGCGCGGGTCAGCGTCGTTGGACAGCAGCGCATACGGTTGCGCGCCGCCTACGTCGGTGACGGTTATTGCTCCGGGCGAGCCCGCGACTATGCTTTGCACCATCTGCAGCGCACGGATCTGGCTGTCGGGATTCGCCGAGACGGTGTTGAGGCGCACCAGCTCGGCCAGGGCTTCGGTTTCCACGTTTTTAGCCATCACCGCATCTTAGGGCTACCGTCAATTCATGACTTCAGAAGAGAACAAGGCGTCCACGTTTCGCGCGCTTCACGTACCGGGCGCGCCGCTGCTGATGCCGAACCCGTGGGATATTGGTAGCGCAAAAGTACTGGCCTCACTCGGATTCAAGGCCCTTGCGACCACGAGCAGCGGCCATGCGGCGACACTCGGCAAGCTCGATGGCGCGATCGGACGAGACGAGTCGCTGACCCATGCGCAGTCGCTCGTCGACGCGGTCGACCTACCGTTCAACGCTGATCTTGAGAATGGCTTCGCTGACGATTCGCAAGGCGTGTTCGACACCGTCGATGCCGCGATCCGGGTCGGTCTCGCCGGCTGCTCGATCGAAGACTTCAGCGGTGACGACGATGACCCGATCTACACCAAAGAGGTAGCGGTCGAACGAATCAGTGCGGCGGTGGACGCGGCCAAACGCGCACCAGGACTCGTGTTGACCGCGAGGGCCGAAAACTTCATTCACGACCGGCCCGATCTCGCGGACACGATCGAGCGGCTGCAAGCCTTCCAGGAGGCCGGCGCCGACGTACTGTATGCGCCGGGGATCAGCAAACTGGACGATATCCGCACCCTCGTCCGCGAGGTCGACAGGCCCGTCAACATCCTGGCTCGCCCCGGCCTGCCGTCGGTGGCCGAGCTAGCGGATGCGGGTGTGGCCCGGATATCGGTGGGAGGGTCCTTCAACAAGGCAGCCTTCGGCGCGCTCGTCGCGGCGGCCCGCGAACTCCTCGAGCAGGGCACCTATGGCTACCTCGACCTCGCGGGTGCGGGGAACAATCAGATGAGTGTCGCCTTCGATCTTGACTGA includes the following:
- a CDS encoding penicillin acylase family protein, whose protein sequence is MSSTDGHPTPGLPELTVDPLSKPVTVFRDEWGIPHIQAASAADAFVAQGYAHAEDRLWQMDSARRQMEGRWAEWVGPSGVAADKLARRLQAAAASRRDYAALGDEARLMVDSYAAGVNAFLDEKRPLPLEYQLVGGAPERWEGWHCIAAMRQRGFLMGSVWFKLWRTAALAVLPPEQVAKLRYDDGGSERLCIPPGTDARRWIASLQELAPAVEAVAQLQQEDSTGGGSNNWAIAPSRTATGRPLLAGDPHRQFEMPGMYAQMHLACDEFDTIGLTVPGVPAFPHFAHNGTVAWCVTHTFADIHDLYVERFDVEDPSRYLFRDQWLDADISEETIGVRGGPDVTVDIIRTQHGSVIAGDAGQGVALTLKSIQMEGTDRSFETLLPMLRSTSCDTFYASTKGWGLIDHNLVTADTHGNIGHLVRALVPRRPALNGWLPVPGWTGDYEWDGVIPWERMPRVDNPERGYIVTANNRVVDTIAETGDYFCTDSHPPHRASRIEQLIAAMPSASLDQMSHIHADTASAPAAMFRDRIAALSLTDEPARRLQQLISDWDARLDADSSAAGAYTRVRWALAALLVERSGLGKTLSDPLTQVPPGVSPANQAWWMLPTLLRNDDASMFGGWNWDEALTEALRVAASNGMPGPWQEEHSAMLAHPFGRHFEDAAAALSPPGARLGGDNETVWANGCTAVGGLRATYGAISRYVFDVGNWDASTWIVVSGSSGNPSSPHYLDQHEKWSRCEMVPMTYSWDAIATSAARTVLRPGRG
- a CDS encoding cyclase family protein, with translation MTRDEPLPDYSSLPELPGGGRSGWGLFGADDNVGMFNLQTPERVTAAARLVRKGAVFSMNAPMDVISPPMFDRKALRRTPIVPAHGRSMDDIFDEFSPQSSSQWDALSHAAYAPGSFYNGVTTSEILDEGRNAIHHVAERGIAGRAVIVDLESVYRAEGADYDPTVPRAVTVEDLSGCLAAQNVQVETGDVLIIHTGFLEWYRRHDDPALRERLASRETLQTLGLQRSEAMAEFIWNLHVSAVVTDLPALEQWPPTFDYDENPFGFLHRFIIGQFGISIGEFWDTAALTQDCRDDGRYEAFLVSAPLHVHGAAGSPANAIAIK
- a CDS encoding amidase, which translates into the protein MPNIDEEHAMDDLCFMTARELAGAIRSRQISAREVMQAHLDQIERVNPAVNAIVSAIEPDEALRLADEADAKVSSGAEVGALHGLPIAHKDLEETAGLRTTFGSPIYSDYVPTFDTLVVERLKAAGALTIGKTNVPEFGAGSHTFNPVFGATRNPYDLTKSAGGSSGGAGAALAAGMIPIADGSDMGGSLRNPGNFNNVVGFRVSPGRVPTWPAQNGWNGLAVKGPMARTVGDVALMLEAIAGPDARSPISIDSPAADFARPLDRSFKGVRVGWSPDLGGLPVDPAVTAVLESQRHVFSDIGCEVEEAAPDFAGADEAFHVLRAAGFALSGSDRLRDHRALLKDTVVWNIEQGLKLTSLEVGRAEETRTKIYHRAREFFQGHDFLICPVNQVPPFDVEIDYPTQINGVEMESYVAWMKSACYITLTGLPAISVPCGFTDDGLPVGVQIVGRWHDDFGVLQLAAAFEAATLVGQRRPDVAR
- a CDS encoding ABC transporter permease, with translation MNPTLTLATAGRVMRQLLADRRTMALMLVVPCVLIGLLAWIFKSTPVFDQIGAPLLGIFPFVVMFLVTSVATLRERSSGTLERLLSTPLNKADFLLGYAIAFGVMSILQALIATGFAVWVCGLNAAGPAWLLVVVAVVDALLGTAIGLFVSAFAQTEFQAVQFMPAFVLPQFLLCGLLVARDQMPDVLHWISNILPLSYAVDAMTTVSTKTDATGDVVVDLVVVLAFAIAALLLGAMTLKRRTP
- a CDS encoding ABC transporter ATP-binding protein; amino-acid sequence: MMNNAAVVVEKLRVVRGKREVLPDLSLTVPRGQVVGLLGPSGGGKSTLLRAIVGVQIVKSGTITVLGEPAGSRNLRSRVGYVTQEPSVFQDLTVRQNLAYFAKLVSAAPNVVDEVLSSIDLDSHADSHVANLSGGQRSRVSLGAALVGAPELLILDEPTVGLDPVLRRDLWELFHRLAGAGTTLLVSSHVMDEATRCHRLLLLREGKILADETPNGLLEKTGATDAEGAFLRLISKESAK
- a CDS encoding TetR/AcrR family transcriptional regulator, producing the protein MPRPRGRRPASEGTRERIVVSARAEFADRGYDAATLRGIARRAEVDPALLHHYFNGKAGLFAEVVAIPLDTSAIVKSINDGPTAELGQRVVRTFLSVWESPDGRDRFVALIRSALSNEQAAAALREFLTRELLTKVAARSGVADAELRASLAASHLVGLAIVRYVVMIEPLVHASVDELISLVGPTLQNYLVP
- a CDS encoding M20 family metallopeptidase; the protein is MAKNVETEALAELVRLNTVSANPDSQIRALQMVQSIVAGSPGAITVTDVGGAQPYALLSNDADPRAERLLFACHVDTVPVPDAGRWQFEPWSAEIADGRLHGRGTSDMKAGVIAAASAFRHAVESGVPAALLLTSDEEIGSLGAAAALHSLGELRIGAAIVPEATGNRIVTGHRGALWLQISASGKNAHGSTPHLGENAALKLAAALLRAETELPLQQNEALGKESWNLGLLQSGIAPNVVPDRAQATIDMRVISDGAHLREWWANQPEIADVATRIQLAAVHTDTSDPWVQALPAPRVDEPAAYFTDASVFAGSLQPSPVVIWGPGTPAVMHADNEYVEISEIDECIGMYCSVVDSWADQSAHALR
- a CDS encoding isocitrate lyase/PEP mutase family protein produces the protein MTSEENKASTFRALHVPGAPLLMPNPWDIGSAKVLASLGFKALATTSSGHAATLGKLDGAIGRDESLTHAQSLVDAVDLPFNADLENGFADDSQGVFDTVDAAIRVGLAGCSIEDFSGDDDDPIYTKEVAVERISAAVDAAKRAPGLVLTARAENFIHDRPDLADTIERLQAFQEAGADVLYAPGISKLDDIRTLVREVDRPVNILARPGLPSVAELADAGVARISVGGSFNKAAFGALVAAARELLEQGTYGYLDLAGAGNNQMSVAFDLD